The DNA segment TTCGATCGATGTATTCTTTGAAAGCGTGGCTCGCTACTGGAGTGGCGATGCCGTTGGCGTGCTGCTCACCGGCATGGGCCGCGACGGTGCCCAAGGCCTAAAAATGATGCGCCAGCAAGGTTTTCTCACCATCGCCCAGGACCAGCAGAGCAGCGCGGTGTACGGCATGCCCAAGGCGGCTGCGGCGATCGACGCTGCGGTGGAGATCCGTCCTCTGGAGCGGATTGCCGGGCGACTGATGGAAATTTTTTCGAAATGACGATATGTATTGAACCACGCCGCCTGGCCGGCAGTGACCTGGTGAATAGGCATGAATGATCTACCGATCGAAGGTTTCACGACCAGCAACGAGAATTCGGCGATGGTCCTGCTGGTCGACGATCAGGCCATGATCGGTGAAGCGGTACGCCGTGGCCTGGCCCATGAAGAGAACATCGACTTTCACTTCTGCGCCGACCCGCACCAGGCCGTGGCCCAAGCGATGCGCATCAAGCCGACGGTGATTCTCCAGGACCTGATCATGCCGGGCCTGGATGGCCTGACCCTGGTGCGCGAGTACCGTAATAACCCGGCCACCCAGGACATTCCAATCATCGTCCTGTCGACCAAGGAAGATCCACTGGTCAAGAGCGCGGCGTTCGCCGCCGGCGCTAACGATTACCTGGTCAAGCTGCCCGATACCATCGAGTTGGTGGCGCGGATTCGCTATCACTCGCGCTCGTACCTGACCCTGTTGCAGCGCGACGAGGCCTATCGGGCCTTGCGCGTCAGCCAGCAACAACTGCTCGACACCAATTTGATGCTGCAGCGGCTGATGAACTCCGATGGCCTGACCGGGCTGTCCAATCGCCGCCATTTCGACGAATACCTGGAGCTTGAGTGGCGCCGGGCGATGCGCGAGCAGCAGCAGATATCCCTGCTGATGATCGACGTCGACTACTTCAAACTCTACAACGACAGTTTCGGCCATTTGGCCGGAGACGAAGCCTTGCGCCAGGTGGCCGAGGCTATTCGTGGCTCGTGCTCGCGACCGACCGATCTGCCGGCGCGCTATGGCGGCGAGGAGTTCGCCCTGGTGCTACCCAATACTTCCCCAGGCGGCGCGCGGCTGATCGCCGAGAAGCTGCGTCAGACCGTGCATGGCCTGAATATTCCCCATTGCGCCCCTGAAACTGACGCGCGCCTGACTGTCAGCATCGGCCTGGCGACCCTGACCCCGAGCATTGGCAGTCATTGCCGGCAGTTGATCTCGGCGGCGGACAAGGGCTTGTATCTGGCCAAGAACAGTGGGCGCAATCAGGTCGGCATCGCCTGATTGCCCCACGATTGGGCCAGCACGTGCAACCTGGGCTGGAAAAAACCGGCACGCAAGCCAAACCCACCGCCCGGCGGGTCTGCCGCCATGGGACAGACTCGTTTATACTCACCGGCTTTTCACCGAATTCGCGCGAGTAGCCTGCCCATGGAAATCCAACCGATCCTGAACACCATCAAGGACCTCACCGAGCGTTCCCAGTCTATTCGGGGGTATCTTTGACTACGATCACAAAGCTGATCGCCTGATCGAAGTCAACCGCGAGCTGGAAGACCCGGCC comes from the Pseudomonas urmiensis genome and includes:
- the wspR gene encoding Wsp signal transduction system regulator diguanylate cyclase WspR (signal transduction system involved in biofilm formation), with protein sequence MNDLPIEGFTTSNENSAMVLLVDDQAMIGEAVRRGLAHEENIDFHFCADPHQAVAQAMRIKPTVILQDLIMPGLDGLTLVREYRNNPATQDIPIIVLSTKEDPLVKSAAFAAGANDYLVKLPDTIELVARIRYHSRSYLTLLQRDEAYRALRVSQQQLLDTNLMLQRLMNSDGLTGLSNRRHFDEYLELEWRRAMREQQQISLLMIDVDYFKLYNDSFGHLAGDEALRQVAEAIRGSCSRPTDLPARYGGEEFALVLPNTSPGGARLIAEKLRQTVHGLNIPHCAPETDARLTVSIGLATLTPSIGSHCRQLISAADKGLYLAKNSGRNQVGIA